The following are encoded together in the Bos taurus isolate L1 Dominette 01449 registration number 42190680 breed Hereford chromosome 10, ARS-UCD2.0, whole genome shotgun sequence genome:
- the CCPG1 gene encoding cell cycle progression protein 1 isoform X2, whose protein sequence is MSENSSDSDSSCGWTVINHEGSDIEMVNSEHGAASDSCEPAPECASLSQEELQELQVEQGESSQNGTVLLGGAAYPALEEMKSALEGEEEKLPDDNLYFGTVSDDSDIVTLEPPKLEDIGNQEEALIVKEAESPEDFNMGSSSSSQYTFCQPETERWWEKLWKIPECIRGWDDQLKHHVPSQLTFQVFSSQPSDDESSSDETSHQPSATFRRRRARKKTVSSSESEERLLAEQEPEPPQELCKRQFSSGLNKCVILALVIAISMGFGHFYGKRGGNKGEGTIQIQKRQQLVKKIHEDELNDMKDYLSQCQQEQESLIEYKSLKENLARCWTHTEAEKMSFETQKKNLDTENQYLRTSLEKEEKALSSLQEELRKLREQIRILEDKGTSAELVTENQKLKQHLEEEKLKTHSFLNQRETLLAEAKMLRKELERERLITMALRVELQQLSSSHSYGNPDSPSVVTEKKEIEMLRERLTELERKLTFEQQRSDLWERLYVEAKDQNEKQETDGKKKGNRGNHRAKNKSKETFLGSVKETFDAMKNSTKEFVRHHKEKIKQAKEAVKENLKKFSDSVKSTFRHFKDTTKNIFDEKGNKRFGATKETAAKKPTTFSEYFHPQYKARTQNQNSRGPTMQREGRKEKPHFEEFGKNTNSQKCSAEHDCGGNYNSFRKACSGVFECAQQESINLFNVKMLNPVRIDEFRQLIEGYLLEKLDSFHHWKELDHFINKFFLNGVFIHDQKLFTDFVNDVKDYLKDMKEYQVDNDGVFEKLDGYIYRHFFGHTFSPPYGPSRPDKKQRMVNIESSRHRKQEQKHPQPQPYKREGKWHKYGRTNGRHMANLEIELGQLPFDPKY, encoded by the exons ATGTCTGAGAACTCCAGTGACAGTGATTCATCTTGTGGTTGGACTGTCATCAATCATGAg GGGTCTGATATCGAGATGGTGAATTCTGAACATGGTGCAGCTAGTGACAGCTGTGAGCCCGCTCCAGAATGTGCATCTTTATCACAAGAGGAGCTGCAAGAATTGCAGGTAGAGCAGGGAG AGAGCAGCCAAAATGGCACAGTGTTACTGGGAGGAGCTGCTTACCCTGCTTTGGAGGAAATGAAGTCAGCACTCGAG ggagaggaagaaaagttACCTGATGACAATCTCTATTTTGGAACTGTCAGTGATGATTCTGATATTGTTACACTTGAGCCACCTAAGTTAGAAGACATTGGAAATCAAGAAGAAGCATTAATTGTTAAAGAAGCAGAGAGTCCAGAAGACTTTAACATGGGCTCTTCCTCTAGCAGCCAGTACACGTTTTGTCAGCCAGAAACAG AAAGATGGTGGGAGAAGCTGTGGAAGATTCCTGAATGCATAAGGGGATGGGATGATCAGCTGAAACACCATGTTCCTAGCCAACTCACTTTCCAAG tattttcaTCTCAGCCTAGCGACGACGAATCAAGCAGTGACGAAACCAGCCATCAGCCCAGTGCAACCTTTAGACGACGTCGTGCCAGGAAGAAGACTGTGTCTAGTTCAGAATCTGAAGAAAGGCTACTTGCTGAACAAGAGCCTGAACCCCCTCAGGAGCTATGTAAACGGCAGTTCAGTAGTGGTCTCAATAAATGTGTTATACTTGCTTTGGTGATTGCGATCAGCATGGGATTTGGACATTTCTATG GTAAACGTGGAGGTAACAAAGGAGAAG gcacAATTCAGATTCAGAAGCGTCAACAGTTagtcaaaaagatacatgaagaTGAACTGAATGATATGAAGGATtatctttcccagtgtcaacAGGAACAAGAGTCattaatagaatataag tCATTGAAGGAAAACCTTGCAAGGTGTTGGACCCATACTGAAGCAGAGAAGATGTCCTTTGAAACTCAGAAAAAGAACCTTGATACAGAAAATCAGTATCTAAGaacatctctggagaaggaagaaaaagcttTGTCTTCATTACAGGAAGAGTTAAGGAAATTAAGAGAACAGATTAGGATATTAGAAGATAAAGGGACAAGCGCTGAATTAGTTACAGAAAATCAGAAACTTAAGCAGCATTTGGAagaagaaaagctgaaaacaCACAGTTTCCTTAATCAAAGGGAGACTCTGTTGGCAGAAGCAAAGATGCTCAGGAAAGAACTGGAAAGAGAACGACTAATAACCATGGCTTTAAGGGTAGAACTCCAACAGCTAAGCTCCAGCCACTCGTATGGCAACCCAGACTCGCCCAGTGTAGTGACtgagaaaaaggaaatagaaatgttACGGGAAAGACTGACTGAGCTGGAGCGCAAGCTAACCTTTGAGCAACAGCGTTCTGATTTGTGGGAAAGACTGTATGTTGAAGCAAAAGATCAAAATGAGAAACAAGAAACtgatggaaaaaagaaagggaacagAGGAAACCACAGagctaaaaataaatcaaaggaaaCATTTTTGGGTTCTGTTAAGGAAACATTTGATGCAATGAAGAATTCTACTAAGGAGTTTGTGAGGcatcataaagaaaaaattaaacaggCTAAAGAAGCtgtaaaagaaaatctgaaaaaattcTCAGATTCAGTTAAATCCACTTTCAGGCATTTCAAAGATACCACCAAGAATATCTTTGATGAAAAAGGCAATAAAAGATTTGGCGCTACAAAAGAAACCGCAGCTAAAAAACCGACAACATTTAGTGAATATTTCCATCCACAGTATAAGGCACGTACACAAAACCAGAATAGTAGAGGCCCTACTAtgcagagagagggaaggaaagaaaagcctcattttgaagaatttggaaaaaatacaaattcacAGAAATGCAGTGCTGAGCATGACTGTGGTGGAAATTATAATTCTTTCAGAAAGGCTTGTTCTGGTGTATTTGAATGTGCTCAACAGGAGTCTATTAacctttttaatgttaaaatgttGAATCCTGTAAGGATAGATGAATTTAGACAGTTAATTGAAGGGTATTTATTAGAAAAACTGGATAGTTTTCATCATTGGAAAGAACTTGATCACTTCATCAATAAGTTTTTCCTAAATGGTGTCTTTATACATGATCAGAAGCTCTTCACTGACTTTGTTAATGATGTTAAAGATTATCTTAAAGACATGAAAGAATATCAAGTAGATAATGATGGCGTATTTGAGAAGTTGGatggatatatatatagacacTTCTTTGGTCACACCTTTTCCCCTCCATATGGACCCAG TCGACCAGATAAAAAGCAACGTATGGTAAATATTGAAAGCTCCAGGCATCGAAAACAAGAGCAGAAGCACCCTCAGCCACAACCTTATAAAAGGGAAGGTAAATGGCATAAATATGGTCGCACTAATGGAAGACACATGGCAAACCTTGAAATAGAATTGGGGCAGTTACCTTTTGATCCTAAATATTGA
- the CCPG1 gene encoding cell cycle progression protein 1 isoform X8, producing the protein MSENSSDSDSSCGWTVINHEGSDIEMVNSEHGAASDSCEPAPECASLSQEELQELQVEQGESSQNGTVLLGGAAYPALEEMKSALEGEEEKLPDDNLYFGTVSDDSDIVTLEPPKLEDIGNQEEALIVKEAESPEDFNMGSSSSSQYTFCQPETVFSSQPSDDESSSDETSHQPSATFRRRRARKKTVSSSESEERLLAEQEPEPPQELCKRQFSSGLNKCVILALVIAISMGFGHFYGTIQIQKRQQLVKKIHEDELNDMKDYLSQCQQEQESLIEYKSLKENLARCWTHTEAEKMSFETQKKNLDTENQYLRTSLEKEEKALSSLQEELRKLREQIRILEDKGTSAELVTENQKLKQHLEEEKLKTHSFLNQRETLLAEAKMLRKELERERLITMALRVELQQLSSSHSYGNPDSPSVVTEKKEIEMLRERLTELERKLTFEQQRSDLWERLYVEAKDQNEKQETDGKKKGNRGNHRAKNKSKETFLGSVKETFDAMKNSTKEFVRHHKEKIKQAKEAVKENLKKFSDSVKSTFRHFKDTTKNIFDEKGNKRFGATKETAAKKPTTFSEYFHPQYKARTQNQNSRGPTMQREGRKEKPHFEEFGKNTNSQKCSAEHDCGGNYNSFRKACSGVFECAQQESINLFNVKMLNPVRIDEFRQLIEGYLLEKLDSFHHWKELDHFINKFFLNGVFIHDQKLFTDFVNDVKDYLKDMKEYQVDNDGVFEKLDGYIYRHFFGHTFSPPYGPSRPDKKQRMVNIESSRHRKQEQKHPQPQPYKREGKWHKYGRTNGRHMANLEIELGQLPFDPKY; encoded by the exons ATGTCTGAGAACTCCAGTGACAGTGATTCATCTTGTGGTTGGACTGTCATCAATCATGAg GGGTCTGATATCGAGATGGTGAATTCTGAACATGGTGCAGCTAGTGACAGCTGTGAGCCCGCTCCAGAATGTGCATCTTTATCACAAGAGGAGCTGCAAGAATTGCAGGTAGAGCAGGGAG AGAGCAGCCAAAATGGCACAGTGTTACTGGGAGGAGCTGCTTACCCTGCTTTGGAGGAAATGAAGTCAGCACTCGAG ggagaggaagaaaagttACCTGATGACAATCTCTATTTTGGAACTGTCAGTGATGATTCTGATATTGTTACACTTGAGCCACCTAAGTTAGAAGACATTGGAAATCAAGAAGAAGCATTAATTGTTAAAGAAGCAGAGAGTCCAGAAGACTTTAACATGGGCTCTTCCTCTAGCAGCCAGTACACGTTTTGTCAGCCAGAAACAG tattttcaTCTCAGCCTAGCGACGACGAATCAAGCAGTGACGAAACCAGCCATCAGCCCAGTGCAACCTTTAGACGACGTCGTGCCAGGAAGAAGACTGTGTCTAGTTCAGAATCTGAAGAAAGGCTACTTGCTGAACAAGAGCCTGAACCCCCTCAGGAGCTATGTAAACGGCAGTTCAGTAGTGGTCTCAATAAATGTGTTATACTTGCTTTGGTGATTGCGATCAGCATGGGATTTGGACATTTCTATG gcacAATTCAGATTCAGAAGCGTCAACAGTTagtcaaaaagatacatgaagaTGAACTGAATGATATGAAGGATtatctttcccagtgtcaacAGGAACAAGAGTCattaatagaatataag tCATTGAAGGAAAACCTTGCAAGGTGTTGGACCCATACTGAAGCAGAGAAGATGTCCTTTGAAACTCAGAAAAAGAACCTTGATACAGAAAATCAGTATCTAAGaacatctctggagaaggaagaaaaagcttTGTCTTCATTACAGGAAGAGTTAAGGAAATTAAGAGAACAGATTAGGATATTAGAAGATAAAGGGACAAGCGCTGAATTAGTTACAGAAAATCAGAAACTTAAGCAGCATTTGGAagaagaaaagctgaaaacaCACAGTTTCCTTAATCAAAGGGAGACTCTGTTGGCAGAAGCAAAGATGCTCAGGAAAGAACTGGAAAGAGAACGACTAATAACCATGGCTTTAAGGGTAGAACTCCAACAGCTAAGCTCCAGCCACTCGTATGGCAACCCAGACTCGCCCAGTGTAGTGACtgagaaaaaggaaatagaaatgttACGGGAAAGACTGACTGAGCTGGAGCGCAAGCTAACCTTTGAGCAACAGCGTTCTGATTTGTGGGAAAGACTGTATGTTGAAGCAAAAGATCAAAATGAGAAACAAGAAACtgatggaaaaaagaaagggaacagAGGAAACCACAGagctaaaaataaatcaaaggaaaCATTTTTGGGTTCTGTTAAGGAAACATTTGATGCAATGAAGAATTCTACTAAGGAGTTTGTGAGGcatcataaagaaaaaattaaacaggCTAAAGAAGCtgtaaaagaaaatctgaaaaaattcTCAGATTCAGTTAAATCCACTTTCAGGCATTTCAAAGATACCACCAAGAATATCTTTGATGAAAAAGGCAATAAAAGATTTGGCGCTACAAAAGAAACCGCAGCTAAAAAACCGACAACATTTAGTGAATATTTCCATCCACAGTATAAGGCACGTACACAAAACCAGAATAGTAGAGGCCCTACTAtgcagagagagggaaggaaagaaaagcctcattttgaagaatttggaaaaaatacaaattcacAGAAATGCAGTGCTGAGCATGACTGTGGTGGAAATTATAATTCTTTCAGAAAGGCTTGTTCTGGTGTATTTGAATGTGCTCAACAGGAGTCTATTAacctttttaatgttaaaatgttGAATCCTGTAAGGATAGATGAATTTAGACAGTTAATTGAAGGGTATTTATTAGAAAAACTGGATAGTTTTCATCATTGGAAAGAACTTGATCACTTCATCAATAAGTTTTTCCTAAATGGTGTCTTTATACATGATCAGAAGCTCTTCACTGACTTTGTTAATGATGTTAAAGATTATCTTAAAGACATGAAAGAATATCAAGTAGATAATGATGGCGTATTTGAGAAGTTGGatggatatatatatagacacTTCTTTGGTCACACCTTTTCCCCTCCATATGGACCCAG TCGACCAGATAAAAAGCAACGTATGGTAAATATTGAAAGCTCCAGGCATCGAAAACAAGAGCAGAAGCACCCTCAGCCACAACCTTATAAAAGGGAAGGTAAATGGCATAAATATGGTCGCACTAATGGAAGACACATGGCAAACCTTGAAATAGAATTGGGGCAGTTACCTTTTGATCCTAAATATTGA
- the CCPG1 gene encoding cell cycle progression protein 1 isoform X7 — MRIHMTRKMSENSSDSDSSCGWTVINHEGSDIEMVNSEHGAASDSCEPAPECASLSQEELQELQVEQGESSQNGTVLLGGAAYPALEEMKSALEGEEEKLPDDNLYFGTVSDDSDIVTLEPPKLEDIGNQEEALIVKEAESPEDFNMGSSSSSQYTFCQPETVFSSQPSDDESSSDETSHQPSATFRRRRARKKTVSSSESEERLLAEQEPEPPQELCKRQFSSGLNKCVILALVIAISMGFGHFYGTIQIQKRQQLVKKIHEDELNDMKDYLSQCQQEQESLIEYKSLKENLARCWTHTEAEKMSFETQKKNLDTENQYLRTSLEKEEKALSSLQEELRKLREQIRILEDKGTSAELVTENQKLKQHLEEEKLKTHSFLNQRETLLAEAKMLRKELERERLITMALRVELQQLSSSHSYGNPDSPSVVTEKKEIEMLRERLTELERKLTFEQQRSDLWERLYVEAKDQNEKQETDGKKKGNRGNHRAKNKSKETFLGSVKETFDAMKNSTKEFVRHHKEKIKQAKEAVKENLKKFSDSVKSTFRHFKDTTKNIFDEKGNKRFGATKETAAKKPTTFSEYFHPQYKARTQNQNSRGPTMQREGRKEKPHFEEFGKNTNSQKCSAEHDCGGNYNSFRKACSGVFECAQQESINLFNVKMLNPVRIDEFRQLIEGYLLEKLDSFHHWKELDHFINKFFLNGVFIHDQKLFTDFVNDVKDYLKDMKEYQVDNDGVFEKLDGYIYRHFFGHTFSPPYGPSRPDKKQRMVNIESSRHRKQEQKHPQPQPYKREGKWHKYGRTNGRHMANLEIELGQLPFDPKY, encoded by the exons ACCCGAAAAATGTCTGAGAACTCCAGTGACAGTGATTCATCTTGTGGTTGGACTGTCATCAATCATGAg GGGTCTGATATCGAGATGGTGAATTCTGAACATGGTGCAGCTAGTGACAGCTGTGAGCCCGCTCCAGAATGTGCATCTTTATCACAAGAGGAGCTGCAAGAATTGCAGGTAGAGCAGGGAG AGAGCAGCCAAAATGGCACAGTGTTACTGGGAGGAGCTGCTTACCCTGCTTTGGAGGAAATGAAGTCAGCACTCGAG ggagaggaagaaaagttACCTGATGACAATCTCTATTTTGGAACTGTCAGTGATGATTCTGATATTGTTACACTTGAGCCACCTAAGTTAGAAGACATTGGAAATCAAGAAGAAGCATTAATTGTTAAAGAAGCAGAGAGTCCAGAAGACTTTAACATGGGCTCTTCCTCTAGCAGCCAGTACACGTTTTGTCAGCCAGAAACAG tattttcaTCTCAGCCTAGCGACGACGAATCAAGCAGTGACGAAACCAGCCATCAGCCCAGTGCAACCTTTAGACGACGTCGTGCCAGGAAGAAGACTGTGTCTAGTTCAGAATCTGAAGAAAGGCTACTTGCTGAACAAGAGCCTGAACCCCCTCAGGAGCTATGTAAACGGCAGTTCAGTAGTGGTCTCAATAAATGTGTTATACTTGCTTTGGTGATTGCGATCAGCATGGGATTTGGACATTTCTATG gcacAATTCAGATTCAGAAGCGTCAACAGTTagtcaaaaagatacatgaagaTGAACTGAATGATATGAAGGATtatctttcccagtgtcaacAGGAACAAGAGTCattaatagaatataag tCATTGAAGGAAAACCTTGCAAGGTGTTGGACCCATACTGAAGCAGAGAAGATGTCCTTTGAAACTCAGAAAAAGAACCTTGATACAGAAAATCAGTATCTAAGaacatctctggagaaggaagaaaaagcttTGTCTTCATTACAGGAAGAGTTAAGGAAATTAAGAGAACAGATTAGGATATTAGAAGATAAAGGGACAAGCGCTGAATTAGTTACAGAAAATCAGAAACTTAAGCAGCATTTGGAagaagaaaagctgaaaacaCACAGTTTCCTTAATCAAAGGGAGACTCTGTTGGCAGAAGCAAAGATGCTCAGGAAAGAACTGGAAAGAGAACGACTAATAACCATGGCTTTAAGGGTAGAACTCCAACAGCTAAGCTCCAGCCACTCGTATGGCAACCCAGACTCGCCCAGTGTAGTGACtgagaaaaaggaaatagaaatgttACGGGAAAGACTGACTGAGCTGGAGCGCAAGCTAACCTTTGAGCAACAGCGTTCTGATTTGTGGGAAAGACTGTATGTTGAAGCAAAAGATCAAAATGAGAAACAAGAAACtgatggaaaaaagaaagggaacagAGGAAACCACAGagctaaaaataaatcaaaggaaaCATTTTTGGGTTCTGTTAAGGAAACATTTGATGCAATGAAGAATTCTACTAAGGAGTTTGTGAGGcatcataaagaaaaaattaaacaggCTAAAGAAGCtgtaaaagaaaatctgaaaaaattcTCAGATTCAGTTAAATCCACTTTCAGGCATTTCAAAGATACCACCAAGAATATCTTTGATGAAAAAGGCAATAAAAGATTTGGCGCTACAAAAGAAACCGCAGCTAAAAAACCGACAACATTTAGTGAATATTTCCATCCACAGTATAAGGCACGTACACAAAACCAGAATAGTAGAGGCCCTACTAtgcagagagagggaaggaaagaaaagcctcattttgaagaatttggaaaaaatacaaattcacAGAAATGCAGTGCTGAGCATGACTGTGGTGGAAATTATAATTCTTTCAGAAAGGCTTGTTCTGGTGTATTTGAATGTGCTCAACAGGAGTCTATTAacctttttaatgttaaaatgttGAATCCTGTAAGGATAGATGAATTTAGACAGTTAATTGAAGGGTATTTATTAGAAAAACTGGATAGTTTTCATCATTGGAAAGAACTTGATCACTTCATCAATAAGTTTTTCCTAAATGGTGTCTTTATACATGATCAGAAGCTCTTCACTGACTTTGTTAATGATGTTAAAGATTATCTTAAAGACATGAAAGAATATCAAGTAGATAATGATGGCGTATTTGAGAAGTTGGatggatatatatatagacacTTCTTTGGTCACACCTTTTCCCCTCCATATGGACCCAG TCGACCAGATAAAAAGCAACGTATGGTAAATATTGAAAGCTCCAGGCATCGAAAACAAGAGCAGAAGCACCCTCAGCCACAACCTTATAAAAGGGAAGGTAAATGGCATAAATATGGTCGCACTAATGGAAGACACATGGCAAACCTTGAAATAGAATTGGGGCAGTTACCTTTTGATCCTAAATATTGA
- the CCPG1 gene encoding cell cycle progression protein 1 isoform X6, with protein sequence MSENSSDSDSSCGWTVINHEGSDIEMVNSEHGAASDSCEPAPECASLSQEELQELQVEQGESSQNGTVLLGGAAYPALEEMKSALEGEEEKLPDDNLYFGTVSDDSDIVTLEPPKLEDIGNQEEALIVKEAESPEDFNMGSSSSSQYTFCQPETVFSSQPSDDESSSDETSHQPSATFRRRRARKKTVSSSESEERLLAEQEPEPPQELCKRQFSSGLNKCVILALVIAISMGFGHFYGKRGGNKGEGTIQIQKRQQLVKKIHEDELNDMKDYLSQCQQEQESLIEYKSLKENLARCWTHTEAEKMSFETQKKNLDTENQYLRTSLEKEEKALSSLQEELRKLREQIRILEDKGTSAELVTENQKLKQHLEEEKLKTHSFLNQRETLLAEAKMLRKELERERLITMALRVELQQLSSSHSYGNPDSPSVVTEKKEIEMLRERLTELERKLTFEQQRSDLWERLYVEAKDQNEKQETDGKKKGNRGNHRAKNKSKETFLGSVKETFDAMKNSTKEFVRHHKEKIKQAKEAVKENLKKFSDSVKSTFRHFKDTTKNIFDEKGNKRFGATKETAAKKPTTFSEYFHPQYKARTQNQNSRGPTMQREGRKEKPHFEEFGKNTNSQKCSAEHDCGGNYNSFRKACSGVFECAQQESINLFNVKMLNPVRIDEFRQLIEGYLLEKLDSFHHWKELDHFINKFFLNGVFIHDQKLFTDFVNDVKDYLKDMKEYQVDNDGVFEKLDGYIYRHFFGHTFSPPYGPSRPDKKQRMVNIESSRHRKQEQKHPQPQPYKREGKWHKYGRTNGRHMANLEIELGQLPFDPKY encoded by the exons ATGTCTGAGAACTCCAGTGACAGTGATTCATCTTGTGGTTGGACTGTCATCAATCATGAg GGGTCTGATATCGAGATGGTGAATTCTGAACATGGTGCAGCTAGTGACAGCTGTGAGCCCGCTCCAGAATGTGCATCTTTATCACAAGAGGAGCTGCAAGAATTGCAGGTAGAGCAGGGAG AGAGCAGCCAAAATGGCACAGTGTTACTGGGAGGAGCTGCTTACCCTGCTTTGGAGGAAATGAAGTCAGCACTCGAG ggagaggaagaaaagttACCTGATGACAATCTCTATTTTGGAACTGTCAGTGATGATTCTGATATTGTTACACTTGAGCCACCTAAGTTAGAAGACATTGGAAATCAAGAAGAAGCATTAATTGTTAAAGAAGCAGAGAGTCCAGAAGACTTTAACATGGGCTCTTCCTCTAGCAGCCAGTACACGTTTTGTCAGCCAGAAACAG tattttcaTCTCAGCCTAGCGACGACGAATCAAGCAGTGACGAAACCAGCCATCAGCCCAGTGCAACCTTTAGACGACGTCGTGCCAGGAAGAAGACTGTGTCTAGTTCAGAATCTGAAGAAAGGCTACTTGCTGAACAAGAGCCTGAACCCCCTCAGGAGCTATGTAAACGGCAGTTCAGTAGTGGTCTCAATAAATGTGTTATACTTGCTTTGGTGATTGCGATCAGCATGGGATTTGGACATTTCTATG GTAAACGTGGAGGTAACAAAGGAGAAG gcacAATTCAGATTCAGAAGCGTCAACAGTTagtcaaaaagatacatgaagaTGAACTGAATGATATGAAGGATtatctttcccagtgtcaacAGGAACAAGAGTCattaatagaatataag tCATTGAAGGAAAACCTTGCAAGGTGTTGGACCCATACTGAAGCAGAGAAGATGTCCTTTGAAACTCAGAAAAAGAACCTTGATACAGAAAATCAGTATCTAAGaacatctctggagaaggaagaaaaagcttTGTCTTCATTACAGGAAGAGTTAAGGAAATTAAGAGAACAGATTAGGATATTAGAAGATAAAGGGACAAGCGCTGAATTAGTTACAGAAAATCAGAAACTTAAGCAGCATTTGGAagaagaaaagctgaaaacaCACAGTTTCCTTAATCAAAGGGAGACTCTGTTGGCAGAAGCAAAGATGCTCAGGAAAGAACTGGAAAGAGAACGACTAATAACCATGGCTTTAAGGGTAGAACTCCAACAGCTAAGCTCCAGCCACTCGTATGGCAACCCAGACTCGCCCAGTGTAGTGACtgagaaaaaggaaatagaaatgttACGGGAAAGACTGACTGAGCTGGAGCGCAAGCTAACCTTTGAGCAACAGCGTTCTGATTTGTGGGAAAGACTGTATGTTGAAGCAAAAGATCAAAATGAGAAACAAGAAACtgatggaaaaaagaaagggaacagAGGAAACCACAGagctaaaaataaatcaaaggaaaCATTTTTGGGTTCTGTTAAGGAAACATTTGATGCAATGAAGAATTCTACTAAGGAGTTTGTGAGGcatcataaagaaaaaattaaacaggCTAAAGAAGCtgtaaaagaaaatctgaaaaaattcTCAGATTCAGTTAAATCCACTTTCAGGCATTTCAAAGATACCACCAAGAATATCTTTGATGAAAAAGGCAATAAAAGATTTGGCGCTACAAAAGAAACCGCAGCTAAAAAACCGACAACATTTAGTGAATATTTCCATCCACAGTATAAGGCACGTACACAAAACCAGAATAGTAGAGGCCCTACTAtgcagagagagggaaggaaagaaaagcctcattttgaagaatttggaaaaaatacaaattcacAGAAATGCAGTGCTGAGCATGACTGTGGTGGAAATTATAATTCTTTCAGAAAGGCTTGTTCTGGTGTATTTGAATGTGCTCAACAGGAGTCTATTAacctttttaatgttaaaatgttGAATCCTGTAAGGATAGATGAATTTAGACAGTTAATTGAAGGGTATTTATTAGAAAAACTGGATAGTTTTCATCATTGGAAAGAACTTGATCACTTCATCAATAAGTTTTTCCTAAATGGTGTCTTTATACATGATCAGAAGCTCTTCACTGACTTTGTTAATGATGTTAAAGATTATCTTAAAGACATGAAAGAATATCAAGTAGATAATGATGGCGTATTTGAGAAGTTGGatggatatatatatagacacTTCTTTGGTCACACCTTTTCCCCTCCATATGGACCCAG TCGACCAGATAAAAAGCAACGTATGGTAAATATTGAAAGCTCCAGGCATCGAAAACAAGAGCAGAAGCACCCTCAGCCACAACCTTATAAAAGGGAAGGTAAATGGCATAAATATGGTCGCACTAATGGAAGACACATGGCAAACCTTGAAATAGAATTGGGGCAGTTACCTTTTGATCCTAAATATTGA